The following proteins are co-located in the Desulfatitalea tepidiphila genome:
- a CDS encoding chemotaxis protein CheW, translating to MKTSTDMPKASGTVELATFYVGEALCGMDILKVQEINKLMEMTKVPQAPSYVMGILNLRGQIVTIIDLGKKLGLTSVNVSESSRNIIVNSDNEYIGLLVSRIGDVVEAEWEKVERPPANIGGVQGAFFKGVFKMKDRLIGILDADRVLSEENITERA from the coding sequence ATGAAAACATCGACTGATATGCCGAAAGCCAGCGGCACCGTAGAGCTCGCCACCTTCTACGTCGGCGAGGCGCTGTGCGGCATGGATATTTTGAAGGTCCAGGAAATCAACAAGCTCATGGAGATGACCAAAGTCCCGCAGGCCCCGAGCTATGTCATGGGCATTCTCAATCTTCGCGGCCAGATCGTCACCATTATCGACCTGGGCAAAAAACTCGGATTGACGAGTGTCAATGTCTCTGAATCTTCTCGCAACATCATCGTCAACTCGGACAACGAATATATCGGCCTGCTGGTCTCGCGCATCGGCGATGTCGTTGAGGCCGAATGGGAAAAAGTCGAACGCCCGCCGGCCAATATCGGAGGTGTCCAGGGGGCATTTTTCAAAGGGGTCTTTAAAATGAAAGACCGGCTGATCGGCATTCTGGATGCCGACCGGGTGCTGTCCGAGGAAAACATCACCGAAAGGGCCTAA